The window agattaatcaaagtagtgtgtctgtgcagagttgttgctgttatcatatttatatttccacctcaTTCTGCTGTTTCTTGGGCGAACACCGAAGAAGCTGCTGACCCACTGTCTCCCAGGTGGTTGCTTACTGCTGCCTTGTGATAATCCATAAAtgtgttaccttcacatttagaaTGCATGGTTTCTAGTTATCAGGGCGCCTTGAATGTAATTATTTCCCTTTCATAATTTCTCCTGCTCTTAGTCTGGTCGACGGTAAGCTGGTTGTTGTACATCCAATATGAAAGGTGATTTCCATTTGTGTCTTTTGGGAAACAACGCAGAATAATGATCAGGTGGTCCAataaaaccttcttttttttctcaaccaaGATCTCAAGTCAcctgccttttttaatttatcAACTTCCTGTTTATTGTCATATTCCTGGGCAACATACAAAGTTATTCACACATTCATCATGTTTTAAAGATCCGTCAGTTTTTTTCTAAGAGTGATGCTGCTTCGTCATAaaagatatttttttctttgattCAACGAATATGGATAATAACCGTAGAAAGTGAACACACATCTCAGTACCTATAGAAATATAAATGGGGTTTGCATTAATTGTAGGACTGGTGGTTCAATCATTCGAGCTAATGAAACGGATAATAAAACTCATGTAtttgaagatgtatttctggAGGCACAATAACACCCaaataaggaaaataaacacacaaagcagTTCATTTCTTGACCCTGTGCTGCCTGTTGCGATACCTGGAGCTTGCAgcttcattttcacatttagcACCCACTTCATTTTCCTACAGCAGTCAGTTTAACACAACAACCAACATcgtctgaacaacaacaacaacaacaacacagactccACGGCATCTCAGAGGCTGTGCAGGAAGTGTCGTGACTCCCACCGTGACCAGGATATTCCTAATTATTAGTCATCACCGTAACATTGTTCAATTGTAATGCTTAGTTGGCTGGAgcatccctctcacacacactcacagtcagattcataaatgtatagatgctgctgctgctgctgcagcgctaCCTCGTGGCTAAACAACATGGTTACTCAGACATCATATCTAATGTGGTCGCGAAAGCACAAAGTAAATATGCTGTAATCCTTGAGCCCagcatttgagaaaaaaactcaGAGGGACAGCTAAAGCAAAACTGAATGAAGCATCTAAAATCAAAAAGTCCAGGATGTTCTGGACCAAATGTGGAGACGATTGATTCCACTCTGTCGGAAAAGCAGCAACAAAATAACACTAAtgacaaacaattaaaaaatagaATTAAAACGACTATTGTGTGTGGCTTATATGGGTCGATTCATCTGGTCCAAGAATGACATATTTATTGTTTCGAAGACTTCCGGTTCAAAAgtgaaagtggaaaaaaagaggaacaaaagtaATGTAATTGTGTCAAAACGCTACATTTGCAATTTTTAACAAACAAAGACCACACAATTGGGGATGATTACTGTAATACTTCtgcaaatacatttttgaaTACATCCACGATTCAAAAGGAATAAAAAGGAATACAAATGCATTCAAAAAGACAACGCACTTGAACacgtttttaatttctttaatttctttatgtaagaaattaattccatttttgttcctcttttatctttTGGACCTTGGCGATTCGAGAAtcgccttcccacccaccctttctgtgaatctcacagagccCCACACCCCATTACCTCTCTTACCACACGTCGTGGTGGgggattcaataaataaataaaagtcaaaataaaagcctgtgatatatattcaggggtgcacataactggtatgcaggtacgcatgcgcgaagataatcaacaatgcgtaatgccacttgtgttacttcgcgcctttgcgtacttgaccgatctgatattgatcgtctctacacagcagcatgtcattctgacTCTACGTGTCTCGTGAACACTTCTCGGCTTTGTTTGCGTATGTGAACTACATTTATGATATgtaaaacatatacacatatgcatCTGTGTTATTTACTGTGTGTGGTCCATGCATGTGTAACATTACGTTTGATTTCATGCCATAATCAAGCCACACTTTATGCGCATAACTAAGCAACCAATAGGATGGGGCGCTGGAGCGGCATTGACCAATGGGATATCCGGAAGTTTAAAGTGGGCGTAACTTCCGGTTTGAGGAGTCATATGACTCAATTGAAGTGGTGTGATGTGAATGTTCCCCTGTTGTAAACCTAGGACATAAACACACGCAGCACCGGGACACCTTGTTCAGCAGGAGCTGCGTTGTACGGTATGTAGACCAAGATGTCCGCTCGCCTGCTCGCGGTCTGGAACGACCGAACACCAGACGCCTGACCGCTCGTTAGCTTGAGTCGGCTAACGTTATCCCCcgtcagtgttgccaggtccgcggtttccccgcggaattgggctacttttgaagtgttgccgcgggttgaattttttgtccgctggttcgggtagacctattttgcatgcaagttacatgaatatctttaaataaaaagccatattttaaatgaaataatttattcatacccaaatcctaccgtaaacatttggtgttactttgtagatattacaatacatttggcaattatagcaatgctgttggactttaaaagcagtgtatatggtttggcacgcgcatattttgagttctgatattgggctggttttatttggccattgggctggttttgtcacacagacctggcaaccctgtccCGTTtgtcgttttttttgtttgtgctaACTTTGCAGCGCAGTCACTGGAGGTGGACTGTGACTCATCGTGTTTTTATGAACACAGATAGCGTACTACGTTGTCGAAGCAGTTATCTTGTTTTTACAGAGATAGCGTTACAAGTTATTGTACTTGTTGTACTTGTTTCTGAACTCTGTTCAAACTAAAtacaagttgttgtttttttagactTAACTTGAAAAGGAAACGAGTCTCCTTAAAGGTACACTGCGTTTGTAATGTGAATGATGCCCGTCTGTCTTTCCTTCAGCAGTTTCCAGTTGCTTCGTCGgcagcaacacacacgcaccatgCACCCCCCCAGCCCCATCTCACAGTCCAACCTGCAGCTGAGCCTCTCCTCCGCCTGAGCTCCAGCACTGTCCCTCACACAACATGGATCCTGAGCAGCGGCCCAGCGCGGACTACTTTTCTTGGGGCTACCGCCTCCAGCTTATTGGCCTGGTCTTCGGCTTCTATGCGGCAGCTTtcctcctgtcccacctcctcTCCGTGGCCCTGTCCCGCACCTACAGCAGCCTCGTAGCCAAGGAGAAGATCTTCTGGAATCTCGCAGCGACGCGGGCGCTGTTCGGCATCCAGAGCACCGTGACCGGTCTCCGGGCCCTGACCGAGGACTCGGCGTTGACCAGGGACCGAGTGAGGGGACAAGAAGACTGGTCGTGGTTCAACGTCCTCGCAGCCACGGGTTTCTTTGCGTTTGAGAACGTAGCGCTTCACGCCTCCAGCGTGGTGTTTCGCTCATTCGACCTCCCGCTGGCCACGCACCATGTCCTCGCCCTGTCGGGGTTCGTGTCTGTGGTGGTTTGGGATTCCTCGGGCCACTTCCTGCCGATGGTCACGCTGCTGCTGGAGATGAGCACGCCGTTCAGCTGTCTATCCTGGATGCTACTGAAGGTATTTTGCCCTTttttgtgtattgtgtgttgagTTAAACCGGCACTTGTTTGTGCAGAGATGGCATTCTTCAAAAGAGGAAGTTCTATAAACGGGATTGAGCCTGCGCCTGAGCGCTCTCGGTTCCTCCTGCTCGCCGATGTGACTCGAGTACACGAAAGTTACAAGAATGCTATTGTTAAAATAACGTATGCGTCCCAATTGCTGGCCTAATTTTTACGtctccatctttcttcctccccGACAGGCTGGCTGGGCACACACCCTGTTCTGGAGAGCCAACCAGTGGGTGATGATCCACTCATTCCACTGTCGCATGGTGCTCACCTACTACATGTGGTGGGTGTCCCTGACCCACTGGGCCGAGCTCAGCACCCATGTGCCCCTTGTCCCGCTCCTGCTCTTCTTCACCGGCCTCACTCTGCTCACGTTTATCATCAACCCCATCTGGACGCACAAGAAGACCATGCAGCTGCTCAACCCCGTGGACTGGAACTTTGGCAACAAGCTCTCCCCCGTGAACGGTGCCACGGTGGGTCAGTCTGCGGTTTCTTTTAAACCCCACGCCAGCTAAGGGGAACCGGGGAAGATCCTTCCCGTCTCAAAGACGCCAtatcttttttcctcttttcataAATGTTTGAAGTTACTTTTAGAGTGATAGTGGTACTATTGGTGTTTATTCTTTTCTTAAACATTTTTATACACGCGTTCCTTGAACAATAAGTGAACTTTGCTATTCAAAAAAAGCCCTAACAACAGGAACATTGTGTCAGGTTTTATCTCGATAACGTTGACCACATAGTCTTCCCTCAGGCCTAATCTACAGATTGGTTTATTCTAGTTGTTTTAATCTGGTTATTTTATCTTTTAAAAAGTTTGGTTGTGGCAGTGGAAAGGGACCCTTCTTGTGAAATACCTATTTTACCAATTATGTGTTCAGTTATGTATTCAcaatagaaaacacacacaagaagatGCTTCTTACAGGAACTTGCACATTTAAAGTCCCCAAAACACTCCAGTATTTAAAGATGTATATCCTGTAATacttgagggtgtgtgtgtgtatatatatatatggaaaagAAGCCTGGTAACATGTTAAACTCTGCGTCGACACCGAACAGTTAAGTCACAGTGTGACCGTTTGTCATATACAGCTCCAGTGGTGCTTTTACAACAGACGTCTTTGTTCAGCGGGATGAATTGCTTTAAGTTAAAAGAAAGTTTCTATTGGTTAGTCAGCTGTTGCATACTAAGTGGACACTTGGATCAGTCCACTCGTGAGTCGCATTGGTGTTTTTGCACTGAATCCTCTCATCAGAGGGGGATGTTTATCGTGGTCATGAAAGAAAAGGCCTTGAACAGAATCTTCTTAATTGGTGGAAGAATGTGCAGGACTGGCCCACTGCTTAAAGGCTCTTTTGACCCATATAAGTGTGCAATGTG of the Pseudoliparis swirei isolate HS2019 ecotype Mariana Trench chromosome 11, NWPU_hadal_v1, whole genome shotgun sequence genome contains:
- the cln8 gene encoding protein CLN8 — translated: MDPEQRPSADYFSWGYRLQLIGLVFGFYAAAFLLSHLLSVALSRTYSSLVAKEKIFWNLAATRALFGIQSTVTGLRALTEDSALTRDRVRGQEDWSWFNVLAATGFFAFENVALHASSVVFRSFDLPLATHHVLALSGFVSVVVWDSSGHFLPMVTLLLEMSTPFSCLSWMLLKAGWAHTLFWRANQWVMIHSFHCRMVLTYYMWWVSLTHWAELSTHVPLVPLLLFFTGLTLLTFIINPIWTHKKTMQLLNPVDWNFGNKLSPVNGATVGQSAVSFKPHAS